GCCAGCGTGTAGTTGAAGGTGTTGTCCGTCAGGCCTACGGCGGCGCGGACCTGTTCCATGGAGAGGCCGTCGAAGAAAGAGAACGTGTTCATCGTGTTCACGTCCATCTTTTCATTGCCTGCTTCTTCCGGCGTGTGGGTAGTGAAGACGAAGCGCTTGCGCACTTCCTCCACGCTGCCCGTCTTGGCCAGCACGTGGAAGGCGGCGGCAAGGCCGTGGGCTTCATTGAGATGGTAGATTTCCGGCTCAATGCCCAGTTCGTCAAAGAGGCGCGCTCCCCCCTTGCCGAGCAGCACGTACTGGGCGATGCGGGTGAAGCCGTTGGCATCGTACAGGCGTCGGGAGATGTTGCGGCTTTCTTCGTCGTTTTCCTCCAGGTCCGTGGAAAGGAAGAACATGGGGGCGGTGCCGAATGTTTCCGGATTCAGGAAGTAGGCCTTTACCCACACGGGGGAGCCGCAGACATGGATGAGGAATTTGATGTTGTGGTCTTCCAGGAACGGGTAGTTTTTACGCATGTACTGCGTAGCCATGGAGCCGTCTTCCGCTCGAATCTGGTTGTAGTAGCCGTAGCTCCACAGAATGCCGACGCCGACCAGGTTCTGGCGAAGGTCATAGGCGCTGCGCATATGGGAACCGGCCAGATAGCCTAGGCCGCCGGAGTAAATCTTGAAGGAGTTGTCGATAGCATATTCCATGCAGAAATACGCTACGCTTTTTCCGTATTTGGGATCGATTTCATACGGATGTTCGAAAATGGTGGGTAAAAATGATTTCGCCATGGCTCTGTAAGTATGGAGTAAGATGTTCAGCAGATGAACCGTGTAGCTTGGTAGCACGATTCGCTATTATTGGAAAGTGCAAAGTGCGTGTGTGTCGGAATTGACTATTGAACAGGAAAGCTTTTCCGTAAAGGCGGATAAACGGTTTTTTCCCGCCTTCACGGCATGGTGCGTAACTGCGTTTTCTAGGGGCGCGCAAGTGATTTTGAGCTTGCCGCCGGGGAGGAAAAAGAGCATGAATGGGGCGCATGAAAGCTCTTGTAAAAACGCAGGCAGGTCCCGGTTTGGAATTGATGGATGTTCCCATGCCGGAAGTCGGCCCGAACGATGTTCTGATTAAGATTCACAAGACGGCCATTTGCGGCACGGACCTCCATATCTGGAACTGGGACAAATGGGCCCAGCAGACCATTCCCGTGGGCATGCATGTGGGGCACGAGTTTTGCGGCGTGATTGAGTCCGTGGGTTCCTCCGTGACCGAGTACAAGCCCGGGGAGATCGTTTCCGGAGAAGGGCACATCGTCTGCGGCCACTGCCGCAGCTGCCGCTCCGGCCAGAAGCACCTGTGCCCGAATACGCAGGGCGTGGGAGTGAACAGGCCCGGATGCTTTGCGGAATACCTTTCCATTCCCCAGGACAATGTGGTGCGCATTCACAAGAATATTCCGATGGAAATCGCCTCCATTTTCGACCCGCTGGGCAATGCCGTCCATACGGCCCTTTCCTGGGACCTGGTGGGTGAAGACGTCCTGATTACGGGCGCCGGCGTCATCGGCTGCATGGCCGCCGCCGTGTGCAAGAAGGCCGGGGCCAAAACCGTGGTGATTACGGACATCAACGATTTCCGCCTGGGTCTGGCCAGGACCCTGGGAGCGGACCGCACGGTGAATGTGACCCGTGAAAAACTTTCCGACGTGATGAAGGAACTGGAAATGACGGAAGGGTTTGACGTGTGCCTGGAAATGAGCGGCGCTCCCTCCTGCCTGAAAGACATCATCGATAATTCCCGCAACGGCGCGAGCATTTCCCTGCTGGGAATTCAGCCGGACGGCTCCAGCATCGAATGGAACAAGTTCATCTGGAAGGGATTGAAGATGAAAGGCATTTATGGACGTGAGATTTTTGAAACATGGCACAAGATGGATTCCATGATCCGCAGCGGCCTGGACATCGCCCCGATCATCACGCACCGCCTGCCTTATACGGAGTTCAGGGAAGGCTTTGAGGCCATGAATTCCGGCAAGTCCGGCAAGGTGGTGCTGGACTGGGTCAACTGATCCGGCCTGCCGCCAGTCGCATTTGCCCCGGCTTTCATTGAAAGGGAAGCCGGGGCTTTTTTTTGCAGAAGGGTCAGGCGGTTTTCCGGGATGCGTCCGGAGTCTGTGCGGCCTGGGCCAGTTTCCGGCGTTCCTCCTTCATGCGGCGCGCGTAGCTGTCATCGTCTTCCTCAAAGGCATCCGGATGCGTCAGTCTCAGGCGCCGGATGACTTTTTCATGGTCCTGCGGAGAAACGATGTCCGTGAACAGGCTGCCGTGAAGGTGGTCCACTTCGTGCTGCAGGCAGCGCGCCAGAAGGCCGTTGCACTTGATGGCAACGGTCTTTCCGT
This genomic stretch from Akkermansia biwaensis harbors:
- the tdh gene encoding L-threonine 3-dehydrogenase gives rise to the protein MGRMKALVKTQAGPGLELMDVPMPEVGPNDVLIKIHKTAICGTDLHIWNWDKWAQQTIPVGMHVGHEFCGVIESVGSSVTEYKPGEIVSGEGHIVCGHCRSCRSGQKHLCPNTQGVGVNRPGCFAEYLSIPQDNVVRIHKNIPMEIASIFDPLGNAVHTALSWDLVGEDVLITGAGVIGCMAAAVCKKAGAKTVVITDINDFRLGLARTLGADRTVNVTREKLSDVMKELEMTEGFDVCLEMSGAPSCLKDIIDNSRNGASISLLGIQPDGSSIEWNKFIWKGLKMKGIYGREIFETWHKMDSMIRSGLDIAPIITHRLPYTEFREGFEAMNSGKSGKVVLDWVN